Proteins encoded within one genomic window of Diceros bicornis minor isolate mBicDic1 chromosome X, mDicBic1.mat.cur, whole genome shotgun sequence:
- the LOC131400479 gene encoding melanoma-associated antigen B16-like, translating to MPLHQKNPRCSHDQRLQTHRMNQDLEVAQISRALEVTCLSSHPLMPGNSKEAAGAGIPNIPEGPQSFCSSSIAITATSSSKSDEGSSSQEEANSTSLATPDPNSVPLGALGEKVASLVNFLLYKYQMKEPVTKEDMLKIVIKEYEDHFTEILLRASEHMEMIFGLDVKEVDPSNHCYGLLIKLGLTYDGMLHGEKGIPKTGILILTLGAIFMKGNRATEGEVWEVLNVTGLYSGRKHFIFGEPKKLITKDLVKEKYLEYRQVAHSDPAQFEFLWGPRAHAETTKMKVLEFLAKVRGTHPSSFPSQYEEALRDEEERARARISGRAVSTSMAPASSRAKSSHFSRP from the coding sequence TGCCTTTGCATCAGAAGAATCCACGATGCTCACATGATCAACGTCTTCAGACCCACCGTATGAACCAGGATCTGGAGGTTGCACAGATCTCCAGGGCTCTGGAGGTGACCTGTCTCTCCTCCCATCCTCTAATGCCTGGCAATTCGAAGGAGGCTGCTGGTGCTGGTATACCCAATATTCCTGAGGGTCCTCAGAGTTTCTGCTCATCTTCCATTGCCATCACAGCCACCTCATCAAGCAAGTCGGATGAGGGCTCCAGTAGCCAGGAAGAGGCGAATAGCACCTCACTGGCTACACCAGATCCCAACAGTGTGCCCCTAGGTGCTCTAGGAGAGAAAGTGGCTTCGTTGGTGAATTTCCTGCTATACAAGTATCAAATGAAAGAGCCAGTAACAAAGGAAGATATGTTGAAGATTGTCATCAAAGAATACGAAGACCACTTCACTGAGATCTTACTGAGAGCCTCTGAGCACATGGAGATGATCTTTGGTCTTGACGTGAAGGAAGTGGATCCCAGCAACCACTGCTATGGCCTCCTCATCAAATTGGGTCTCACCTATGATGGGATGCTGCATGGTGAAAAGGGCATCCCCAAAACCGGCATCCTCATACTTACCCTGGGTGCGATCTTCATGAAGGGCAACCGTGCCACCGAAGGGGAAGTCTGGGAAGTTCTGAATGTGACGGGCCTATATTCTGGGAGGAAGCACTTCATCTTCGGGGAGCCCAAGAAGCTCATCACCAAAGATTTAGTGAAGGAAAAATACCTGGAGTATCGACAGGTGGCCCACAGTGATCCTGCACAATTTGAATTCCTGTGGGGCCCGAGAGCCCATGCTGAAACCACCAAGATGAAAGTCCTGGAGTTTCTGGCCAAGGTTCGTGGGACTCACCCAAGTTCTTTCCCGTCTCAGTATGAGGAGGCTTTGCGAGACGAAGAAGAGAGAGCCCGAGCCAGAATTTCAGGCAGGGCTGTCTCTACTTCCATGGCCCCTGCCAGTTCTAGGGCCAAGTCTAGTCATTTCTCCCGCCCCTAG